Proteins encoded within one genomic window of Borrelia coriaceae:
- a CDS encoding variable large family protein produces the protein MTKNIKNIRVRSICATLFISLFLSLIIGCSQQADSNPQDMVADSNNNLVNLLDKAGEAFFGFLDFVTGSMRFTVTKDTSKSEVGKHFADLAKGLEKALAELEKVAEKAVTEADKDGLLTKAVKEAKDILNILKGHLDSLKDIGDSGTVGEVKSDNKQGVAADMGTLKKVYQALKGIVTTAKNEGVSELKESNLTLEPASIRRGYSKRWS, from the coding sequence ATGACTAAAAATATTAAAAATATTAGAGTAAGAAGTATTTGTGCAACATTATTTATTTCTTTATTTTTATCCCTTATTATAGGGTGTTCACAACAAGCAGATTCAAACCCTCAAGATATGGTTGCTGATTCTAATAATAACCTTGTGAATTTATTAGATAAGGCTGGAGAAGCATTTTTTGGTTTTTTAGATTTCGTTACAGGGTCTATGCGATTTACTGTAACTAAAGATACATCAAAAAGTGAAGTAGGAAAACATTTTGCTGATTTAGCTAAGGGGCTTGAGAAAGCATTAGCAGAACTAGAAAAAGTAGCAGAAAAAGCAGTAACAGAAGCTGATAAAGATGGTCTATTGACCAAGGCAGTTAAAGAGGCTAAAGATATTTTAAACATATTGAAAGGACATTTAGATTCTTTAAAAGATATAGGTGATAGTGGTACTGTGGGTGAGGTAAAAAGTGATAACAAACAAGGAGTAGCAGCAGATATGGGTACCTTAAAGAAGGTATATCAGGCATTGAAAGGAATAGTAACAACAGCTAAGAACGAAGGTGTTTCAGAGTTGAAAGAAAGTAATTTAACATTGGAGCCAGCATCAATAAGGAGGGGCTACTCCAAAAGATGGAGCTAA